Proteins encoded in a region of the Drosophila gunungcola strain Sukarami chromosome 3L unlocalized genomic scaffold, Dgunungcola_SK_2 000005F, whole genome shotgun sequence genome:
- the LOC128259030 gene encoding probable G-protein coupled receptor Mth-like 10 isoform X6, with amino-acid sequence MPKKIQQRGGSLYCGVTLLGILCLVVFRLIPGIPFGAFVMAEKDHYHTIDDPNVPCNFYDTVNLTGHRVFPNGSYDFYGTIIPRNLVGTYDYIHRSLTERIEVPMHVRGCVCKLKACLNICCPWRQVYNSIKGECMVDHADNRTWPDPPMLNVTFANETIEPVNIFKQFAIQSFRPCPQMFSLQPELYNFDEYRIFANGSMLRVDDKVHIRKNEFCLVPTFVNDTDTYYSLNPANCDMADEHSTVKIINAYAMLFSIPFMLLTIAVYLLIPELRNQHGKSLVCYLVGLSVGYTALCYVQLYTNIDALGVKCKLFGYTAYFFFMSAYLWLNVISFDLWHNFRGTRGINRFQEKKRFLFYSLYSWGLAVVFLAFTFFAQEFTSWPSYLKPGIGDGTYCWLDMNNWSAMIYFYGPILAIVVANTIMFIMTAIKIHGVQREMARIIASENSTKNLRTEKDKFGLFLRLFLIMGVTWLSELVSFFVGSNNNLSKIFYISDLANAMQGFLIFMLFVMKKKVKSLITNRTIRVRSLRQTESVTMGPTSITMRQRFMDASNQIRKLVVIRNAFANGSTSGIHSHEV; translated from the exons ATGCCGAAGAAAATCCAGCAACGAGGTGGATCCCTTTACTGTGGAGTTACTCTGTTGGGTATCCTGTGCTTAGTAGTATTTCGTCTGATTCCGGGAATTCCATTCGGGGCTTTCGTCATGGCCGAGAAGGACCACTACCACACTATAGATGACCCGAATGTTCCCTGCAACTTCTATGATACTGTCAACCTTACAGGGCACAGGGTCTTTCCCAACGGAAGCTACGACTTTTATGGCACGATTATTCCAAGAAACCTGGTCGGCACATATGACTACATACACAGGTCACTAACGGAACGCATAGAGGTCCCGATGCACGTACGTGGTTGCGTCTGCAAATTGAAGGCCTGCCTCAACATCTGCTGCCCGTGGCGACAGGTCTACAACTCTATCAAAGGTGAATGCATGGTGGACCACGCGGACAATCGCACCTGGCCAGATCCACCCATGCTCAATGTGACCTTCGCTAATGAAACGATAGAACCGGTAAACATCTTCAAGCAGTTTGCGATCCAAAGCTTCCGCCCCTGCCCCCAGATGTTTTCCCTGCAGCCAGAATTGTACAACTTCGATGAATATCGCATTTTTGCGAACGGCTCTATGCTTCGCGTGGACGATAAAGTGCACATCAGAAAGAACGAATTCTGCCTTGTGCCGACCTTTGTGAACGATACGGACACTTACTACAGCCTGAATCCGGCCAACTGTGACATGGCCGACGAGCACAGCACAGTGAAGATCATCAATGCCTATG CCATGCTCTTCTCGATTCCCTTCATGTTGCTGACCATAGCCGTTTACCTGTTGATCCCCGAGCTTCGGAATCAGCACGGCAAGAGTTTGGTCTGCTATTTGGTGGGTCTATCCGTAGGCTATACCGCGCTGTGTTACGTACAACTCTACACGAACATTGATGCCTTGGGCGTGAAATGCAAGCTGTTCGGATATACGGcctatttctttttcatgTCTGCCTACCTGTGGCTGAACGTTATCAGTTTTGACCTGTGGCACAACTTTCGAGGAACGAGAGGCATCAACAGGTTCCAGGAGAAGAAGCGGTTCCTGTTCTATTCGCTGTACTCTTGGGGTTTGGCCGTCGTTTTTCTGGCCTTCACGTTTTTCGCCCAGGAATTCACCAGTTGGCCCTCATATCTAAAACCGGGAATCGGAGATGGCACATACTGCTGGCTGGACATGAACAACTGGTCGGCCATGATCTATTTCTACGGCCCCATTCTGGCGATAGTCGTGGCCAATACAATCATGTTCATAATGACGGCGATCAAGATCCACGGCGTGCAGCGGGAGATGGCGAGGATAATTGCAAGCGAGAATAGCACCAAGAACCTGCGAACCGAAAAAGACAA GTTCGGCCTCTTCCTGCGCCTCTTCCTCATCATGGGCGTCACCTGGCTGTCGGAACTTGTCTCCTTTTTCGTGGGCAGCAACAATAACTTGTCCAAGATCTTCTACATCTCGGATCTGGCCAATGCCATGCAGGGCTTTCTCATCTTTATGCTGTTCGTGATGAAGAAGAAGGTCAAGAGCTTGATCACAAACAG AACGATTCGGGTGCGTAGTCTGCGGCAGACTGAGAGCGTTACGATGGGTCCGACCTCGATAACCATGCGACAGCGCTTTATGGACGCCTCCAACCAGATCCGCAAGTTGGTGGTCATCCGCAACGCCTTCGCCAATGGCTCTACCAGCGGTATTCACTCACATGAAGTCTGA